In one Thioclava sp. ES.031 genomic region, the following are encoded:
- a CDS encoding ABC transporter permease, with protein MEKRPRSFYVLTVIFALFVLFLYGPTITIGILSFQGPEGGLTFPMRGVSLNWFHELFQQQAVGDIWGAFRRSFMLGLMVMVTTVVVSVMAGLAFRKKFPGSGILFYLTIASLVIPSILISLGVGLIFNQLGLKVHWATSGFGSQLTWTLPFGLLIMFAVFNRFDKSFEEAARDQGASAWQTIRFVVLPIIAPSLIGVALFGFTLSYDEFARTLLTAGSYNTLPLEIFGMTTNVTTPVVYALGTLTTAFSLLIIGAFLIAAWIMARRRARLGSDAGKGV; from the coding sequence ATGGAGAAACGTCCGCGCAGCTTCTACGTCCTGACCGTCATTTTCGCGCTTTTCGTGCTGTTCCTTTACGGGCCGACGATCACCATCGGCATCCTGAGCTTTCAGGGGCCGGAAGGCGGGCTGACCTTCCCGATGCGGGGCGTGTCGCTCAACTGGTTCCACGAGCTGTTCCAGCAGCAGGCAGTGGGCGATATCTGGGGCGCGTTCCGGCGGTCCTTCATGCTCGGGTTGATGGTGATGGTGACGACGGTCGTCGTCTCGGTCATGGCGGGCCTCGCGTTTCGCAAGAAATTCCCGGGCTCCGGCATTCTGTTCTACCTGACGATCGCCTCGCTGGTGATCCCCTCGATCCTGATCTCGCTGGGGGTGGGGCTGATCTTCAACCAACTTGGGCTGAAAGTGCATTGGGCGACCTCGGGCTTCGGCTCGCAGCTGACATGGACGCTGCCCTTCGGCCTTCTGATCATGTTCGCGGTCTTCAACCGGTTCGATAAAAGCTTCGAGGAGGCCGCGCGCGATCAGGGTGCGAGCGCATGGCAGACGATCCGCTTCGTGGTGCTGCCGATCATCGCGCCGTCGCTGATCGGGGTTGCGCTGTTTGGCTTCACGCTGAGCTATGACGAATTCGCGCGCACGCTTCTGACCGCAGGCAGCTACAACACGCTTCCGCTCGAGATCTTCGGCATGACGACGAATGTGACGACGCCCGTGGTCTATGCCCTCGGCACCCTGACCACAGCGTTTTCGCTGCTGATCATCGGCGCGTTCCTGATCGCCGCATGGATCATGGCGCGGCGGCGCGCACGGCTTGGATCGGATGCCGGGAAAGGCGTTTGA
- a CDS encoding aspartate/glutamate racemase family protein: MRILYINPNSTASMTDQIVDIARAALPDAEIVGWTNAEGPPAIEGPEDGALAVIGLKKLLPDAKMLGADLIVIACFDDTGLEELRAAAHCPVIGIGQAAYVIGALAFGAFSVVTTLPVSVPVLEENIAQYGLAGACIAVRASGVPVLAVEEGSEPVRARLSEEIAAAGRDGARAVAMGCAGMSHLRADLFERTRVPLIDGVIASAHLARAIRASLS; encoded by the coding sequence ATGCGCATTCTCTACATCAATCCGAATTCGACGGCGTCGATGACCGATCAGATCGTGGACATCGCGCGGGCCGCGCTGCCGGACGCCGAGATCGTCGGCTGGACGAATGCGGAAGGGCCACCCGCCATCGAGGGACCCGAGGATGGCGCGCTTGCGGTGATCGGACTGAAGAAACTGCTGCCCGACGCGAAGATGCTTGGCGCTGATCTGATCGTGATCGCCTGTTTCGACGATACCGGGCTCGAGGAGCTGCGCGCCGCCGCGCATTGCCCGGTGATCGGGATCGGTCAGGCCGCCTATGTGATCGGCGCGCTGGCGTTCGGGGCGTTCTCGGTGGTGACCACGCTGCCGGTGTCCGTACCCGTCCTCGAGGAGAATATCGCGCAGTACGGGCTTGCAGGCGCGTGCATCGCGGTGCGCGCGAGTGGCGTCCCGGTGCTGGCCGTCGAAGAGGGGTCAGAGCCGGTCCGCGCGCGCCTCTCCGAGGAGATTGCCGCAGCCGGGAGAGACGGCGCGCGCGCGGTCGCAATGGGTTGCGCAGGTATGTCGCATCTGCGCGCCGATCTCTTCGAGAGAACCCGCGTTCCGCTGATCGACGGAGTCATCGCCTCGGCGCATCTGGCGCGGGCGATCCGGGCGAGCCTCTCCTGA
- a CDS encoding trans-acting enoyl reductase family protein, with protein sequence MADREFDIVLWGATGATGRRAADHLARRCGERGLRLAIGGRNREKLEVTRDSLPGKDAVKAILVGDSHDGAFLQTMAARTRVVVSTVGPFALHGSALVAACVGTGTNYCDLTAEPQWMRAMIDLHEDRARETGARIVHSCGHDSVPSDLGVQFLQAAAMTRFGAPCQHVATRVTRMKGAFSGGTAASFVNAMKLRETDPGFEKLSLDPYALCPEGARDGPDGPDRMMPLEVTWDAELRAWTKPYFMGPMNAKVVRRSNAIMGYPYGHDFSYEETALTRGGLSGWAAAMRDTVFGRLFLKAMARPLLREWLQRHVLPKSGEGPSREVRETGSYEIVLVGKARDGDVLLARITGQGDPGVRSTTLMLTEAAICLVEDTEDLPVGGGVWTPASAMGPRLRDRLSEHAGLTFEIVDTWRTSR encoded by the coding sequence ATGGCGGACCGCGAATTCGACATCGTGCTCTGGGGCGCCACCGGCGCCACTGGACGCCGCGCGGCGGACCATCTGGCGCGGCGATGCGGGGAACGCGGCCTTAGGCTGGCCATCGGCGGGCGCAATCGCGAGAAGCTGGAGGTCACGCGCGACAGCTTGCCCGGCAAGGACGCCGTGAAGGCCATCCTTGTCGGAGACAGCCACGACGGCGCATTCCTGCAGACGATGGCCGCCCGGACGCGCGTGGTCGTGTCGACGGTCGGGCCCTTCGCGCTTCATGGAAGTGCGTTGGTGGCCGCCTGTGTCGGGACCGGCACGAATTATTGCGACCTGACGGCGGAGCCGCAGTGGATGCGGGCGATGATCGACCTGCACGAGGACCGCGCCCGAGAAACCGGTGCGCGCATCGTGCATTCCTGCGGGCACGACTCCGTCCCATCGGACCTTGGGGTGCAGTTCCTGCAAGCGGCCGCAATGACCCGGTTCGGCGCGCCCTGCCAGCATGTCGCGACCCGCGTGACGCGGATGAAGGGCGCCTTCAGCGGTGGCACCGCTGCGAGTTTCGTCAACGCCATGAAGCTGCGCGAAACCGACCCCGGCTTCGAAAAGCTGTCACTTGACCCCTATGCCCTCTGCCCCGAGGGTGCGCGCGACGGGCCCGACGGCCCGGACCGCATGATGCCGCTGGAAGTGACATGGGACGCGGAGCTTCGGGCCTGGACCAAGCCCTATTTCATGGGGCCGATGAACGCCAAGGTGGTCCGGCGCAGCAACGCGATCATGGGGTATCCCTACGGACATGACTTCAGCTACGAGGAGACGGCCCTTACACGGGGCGGTCTCAGTGGCTGGGCAGCCGCGATGCGCGACACCGTGTTCGGCCGGCTTTTCCTGAAGGCCATGGCGAGGCCTTTGTTGCGGGAATGGCTGCAACGGCACGTCCTGCCGAAGTCCGGCGAAGGCCCAAGCCGCGAAGTGCGCGAGACCGGGTCATACGAGATCGTGCTGGTGGGCAAGGCGCGTGACGGCGACGTTCTGTTGGCCCGTATCACCGGACAAGGCGACCCCGGCGTTCGCTCGACGACGCTGATGCTGACCGAGGCGGCCATTTGCCTTGTCGAAGATACCGAAGATCTGCCCGTCGGCGGCGGCGTCTGGACGCCGGCCTCGGCGATGGGGCCACGCCTGCGCGACCGCCTGTCCGAACACGCGGGCCTTACTTTCGAAATCGTCGATACCTGGAGGACATCAAGATGA
- a CDS encoding NAD(P)-binding protein, producing MTDRHQNEWDAIVVGSGMGGLTAAAALSKVGHKVLLLEQYEVLGGLTHSFTIDGFQWDAGIHYLNCVAPEDREHRILDWLSDTPIELASMGRSMTICTSVTPPRWLCRALTKRRRAISRTGFPTRRKPSMHGSLR from the coding sequence ATGACCGATCGACACCAAAACGAGTGGGATGCCATCGTCGTGGGATCCGGCATGGGCGGGCTGACCGCTGCGGCCGCGCTGTCCAAGGTCGGACACAAGGTGCTTCTGCTGGAGCAATACGAGGTACTCGGCGGCCTGACCCACAGCTTCACGATCGATGGGTTTCAATGGGATGCGGGTATCCACTACCTCAACTGCGTCGCCCCAGAAGATCGCGAGCACCGCATTCTGGACTGGTTGTCGGACACGCCGATCGAGTTGGCCTCGATGGGGCGGTCTATGACAATCTGCACATCGGTGACACCGCCCCGCTGGCTCTGTCGCGCCCTTACGAAGCGCAGGCGCGCGATCTCAAGGACCGGTTTCCCGACGAGGCGGAAGCCATCGATGCATGGATCGCTGCGCTGA
- a CDS encoding NAD(P)/FAD-dependent oxidoreductase encodes MPEIVGHALKWWHGHAIERWCRRTTQEVIDEITDNPALAAAFAAQWFDHGGRPSKASFALHALITASYLESGAWYPKGGGAAFADHILPTITKAGGEARADTKVETLLMEDDRVVGVRTEQGEEIRADAVISDIGARETVNHLLPARCGHQDWIDEINALPHSVAHFSLFVGFEGNIQRAGATRSNHWIYPGGKVDVVWTDAPDTPPPGLFVSFASLKDPSHDPGPSQRYAGEIVTWADWSVVEKWADMPPGARGDDYRAFKARVEDAMFTLFETYFPELAKLVVFRNLSTPLTTQAITGHHKGAFYGIDTTPDRLMSEALQTRTPVPGLILAGQDVLSPGIPGALWGGLLAAATVDPMLFRHLPG; translated from the coding sequence ATGCCCGAGATCGTCGGCCATGCATTGAAGTGGTGGCATGGCCACGCCATCGAACGCTGGTGTCGGCGGACGACGCAGGAGGTCATCGACGAGATCACCGACAACCCTGCTCTCGCAGCAGCCTTTGCCGCGCAGTGGTTCGACCACGGCGGACGGCCCAGCAAGGCCAGCTTCGCGTTGCATGCCCTGATCACGGCCTCCTATCTGGAAAGCGGCGCTTGGTATCCCAAAGGCGGTGGCGCGGCCTTTGCCGACCATATCCTGCCGACGATCACCAAGGCGGGCGGCGAGGCCAGAGCGGATACCAAGGTCGAAACGCTCCTGATGGAGGACGACCGCGTCGTCGGCGTGCGCACGGAACAGGGAGAGGAAATCCGCGCAGATGCGGTGATCTCGGATATCGGCGCGCGCGAGACCGTGAACCACCTGCTGCCCGCCCGGTGCGGACATCAGGACTGGATCGACGAGATCAATGCCCTGCCGCACTCGGTCGCCCATTTCAGTCTGTTCGTGGGCTTCGAGGGCAATATCCAGCGCGCCGGGGCGACGCGGTCGAACCACTGGATCTATCCAGGCGGAAAGGTCGATGTTGTCTGGACCGACGCTCCAGACACACCGCCGCCCGGCTTGTTCGTGTCTTTCGCCTCTTTGAAGGACCCCAGCCATGACCCCGGGCCGTCGCAGAGATACGCGGGCGAAATCGTCACCTGGGCCGACTGGTCGGTTGTCGAGAAATGGGCCGACATGCCGCCGGGCGCGCGTGGCGACGACTACCGCGCCTTCAAGGCCAGGGTCGAAGACGCAATGTTCACGCTGTTCGAGACCTATTTCCCGGAACTGGCCAAGCTCGTCGTGTTCCGCAATCTGTCGACACCGCTCACGACCCAGGCAATCACGGGGCACCACAAGGGCGCGTTCTATGGCATCGACACGACTCCGGACCGCTTGATGAGCGAAGCGCTGCAAACCCGAACGCCTGTCCCGGGTCTGATCCTTGCGGGTCAGGATGTTCTGTCGCCCGGAATCCCCGGTGCGCTTTGGGGCGGATTGCTGGCCGCGGCGACCGTCGATCCAATGCTGTTCCGGCATCTGCCCGGTTGA
- a CDS encoding NAD(P)/FAD-dependent oxidoreductase, which yields MQQLTAFGPDFPFSYEDWISHPAGLGTIPKDMLGAPVAIIGAGAAGVIAAYELMKLGLRPVVYESSQFGGRLRSQSFEGTDGVVAELGGMRFPVSSRGFYHYVDLVGCESRPFPNPLTPAAGSTVIELEGQRHFARSLEDLPEQYHQIAEAYDEALRCQAAFPDLQTAVRAKDVEAIKAIWDPLVQDWDERTFYDFVAHSDAFQKLDFSHREIFGQVGFGTGGWDSDFPNSMLEILRVNLLGLDDDQRYIVGGVETVLHRLWNAAPACAHWPEGTTLASLHGGATRSRATALSREGEMIRIRDQWGNEDDYAAVLATCQTHLLTTAIETEEDLFDQKMWMALDRTRYMQAAKTFVMTDRPFWNDIDPETGEPLMSMTLTDRLTRGTYFFDNGPDRPGVICLSYAWMSDALKVLPLSAERRVELSLQALGKIYPGVDIASHIRGQPICVSWEADENFLGAFKGALPGHYRYNHRIYGHFMQQGMAASQKGVFLAGDGVSWTPAWVEGAVQTSLNAVWGIMTHLGGRSPEANPGPGDLFPERGPIRLAD from the coding sequence ATGCAGCAATTGACAGCCTTTGGACCGGATTTTCCCTTTTCCTACGAGGACTGGATCAGTCACCCTGCGGGTCTCGGCACGATTCCCAAAGACATGCTTGGCGCGCCAGTCGCCATCATCGGCGCCGGAGCGGCCGGGGTGATCGCAGCCTACGAATTGATGAAGCTCGGGCTGCGGCCGGTGGTTTACGAGTCCTCTCAGTTCGGCGGGCGGTTGCGCTCGCAGAGCTTCGAAGGAACGGATGGGGTCGTGGCGGAGCTTGGCGGGATGCGCTTCCCCGTCTCCTCGCGCGGGTTCTACCACTATGTCGATCTTGTCGGATGCGAGAGCCGACCCTTTCCGAACCCGCTGACGCCCGCCGCCGGGTCGACCGTCATCGAGCTTGAAGGTCAACGGCATTTCGCCCGCAGCCTCGAAGACCTGCCCGAGCAATACCATCAGATCGCAGAGGCCTACGATGAGGCACTGCGCTGTCAGGCGGCTTTCCCCGATCTGCAAACCGCGGTGCGCGCCAAGGATGTGGAGGCCATCAAGGCGATCTGGGATCCGCTCGTCCAAGACTGGGATGAGCGCACCTTCTACGATTTCGTGGCCCATTCCGACGCGTTCCAGAAGCTCGATTTCTCGCACCGGGAGATTTTCGGTCAGGTCGGCTTCGGAACCGGCGGCTGGGACTCGGATTTCCCGAACTCGATGCTGGAGATCCTGCGGGTAAACCTGCTCGGGCTCGACGACGATCAGCGCTACATCGTGGGCGGGGTAGAGACTGTCCTGCATCGCCTCTGGAACGCGGCGCCTGCCTGCGCGCATTGGCCGGAGGGCACGACGCTCGCGAGCCTGCATGGCGGCGCGACGCGCAGCCGCGCAACCGCCCTGAGCCGCGAAGGCGAGATGATCCGGATTCGGGACCAATGGGGCAACGAGGACGACTATGCCGCGGTCCTGGCGACCTGCCAGACGCACCTGCTGACGACGGCGATCGAGACCGAAGAGGATCTGTTCGATCAGAAGATGTGGATGGCGCTCGACCGGACCCGCTACATGCAGGCCGCGAAAACCTTCGTCATGACCGACCGGCCGTTCTGGAACGACATCGACCCGGAAACCGGCGAGCCGCTGATGTCGATGACGCTCACCGACCGGCTGACGCGGGGCACCTATTTCTTCGATAACGGACCCGACCGGCCCGGCGTGATCTGTCTCAGCTACGCCTGGATGAGCGACGCGCTCAAGGTGCTGCCGCTCAGTGCGGAGCGCCGGGTCGAGCTGTCGCTGCAGGCGCTGGGCAAAATCTACCCCGGCGTCGACATTGCCTCTCATATCCGCGGCCAGCCGATCTGCGTGAGCTGGGAGGCGGACGAAAACTTCCTCGGGGCCTTCAAGGGCGCCCTGCCGGGTCACTATCGCTACAACCACCGCATCTATGGCCACTTCATGCAGCAAGGCATGGCGGCAAGCCAGAAGGGCGTGTTCCTCGCCGGTGACGGTGTGAGCTGGACCCCCGCCTGGGTCGAAGGTGCGGTGCAGACGTCGCTCAATGCGGTGTGGGGGATCATGACGCATCTCGGCGGACGCAGCCCCGAGGCAAACCCCGGTCCCGGCGACCTCTTTCCCGAGCGCGGGCCGATCAGGCTGGCGGATTGA
- a CDS encoding formylmethanofuran dehydrogenase subunit E family protein, with translation MKSISQKLQMTLFLLLFATAGWREAEAGDPTYLQGENIFIETGVEAPDRAPTWYAPMAAQPYAPVFEMLATRGTQGRYYPYTYPVSLKDMIRFHGHDCEGTIHAAASARVAFDILFPDGIIDRSVLWGISGTSPCWSDAVAFLTGARMQYGNLGFFNDARYSHAIILYREDTEVAVLATWKNGINNIPGEPVMLPEAIDWTPAVDPEIVMALKADVKAAGGTPPPYQVDRLRFLQWKHVNDILSRPLADSYQAQVLEDFEWGEWINPAKVVGEPHGRSDTRLKNYPFRASPISGPDSAPN, from the coding sequence ATGAAGTCGATTTCGCAGAAGTTGCAAATGACACTCTTCTTGTTGCTTTTCGCGACAGCTGGTTGGAGGGAAGCCGAGGCTGGCGACCCAACCTATCTCCAAGGAGAGAACATCTTCATTGAAACCGGTGTCGAAGCCCCGGATCGGGCTCCGACCTGGTATGCGCCGATGGCAGCTCAACCTTACGCTCCAGTTTTTGAAATGCTCGCCACGCGAGGAACGCAGGGGCGCTATTATCCCTATACGTATCCGGTGAGCCTGAAGGACATGATCCGCTTCCACGGCCACGATTGCGAGGGAACGATCCACGCAGCGGCAAGTGCGCGAGTGGCGTTCGATATCCTGTTCCCAGACGGCATAATCGATCGCAGCGTTCTCTGGGGGATTTCCGGCACGTCGCCCTGCTGGTCGGATGCGGTGGCATTCCTGACGGGCGCACGGATGCAATACGGCAACCTCGGTTTCTTCAACGACGCGCGTTACTCACATGCGATCATCCTCTACCGCGAAGACACGGAGGTTGCAGTTCTCGCCACATGGAAAAACGGCATCAACAACATTCCCGGGGAGCCGGTGATGCTGCCGGAGGCGATTGATTGGACGCCCGCTGTCGATCCCGAAATCGTAATGGCGTTGAAGGCCGACGTGAAGGCTGCCGGAGGAACCCCGCCCCCCTATCAGGTGGATCGTCTGCGCTTCCTGCAGTGGAAGCATGTGAACGATATTCTGTCCCGCCCTCTTGCAGACAGCTATCAAGCGCAAGTGTTGGAAGATTTCGAATGGGGGGAGTGGATCAACCCAGCGAAAGTGGTTGGCGAACCGCATGGCCGTAGTGACACGCGCCTCAAGAACTACCCCTTCCGAGCCAGCCCGATCTCGGGCCCGGACAGCGCGCCGAATTAA